The genomic stretch TCTGCGGCCGTCGTCGCGCGCTGCTGGCTGGCGGCTTCGTCGGCGAGCGAATGCAACGCGGACAGATTGTCTTCAACCTGCTGGAACGCCACCAGTACCGTTTGCCGGTAGTCGGCGACCGTACCGTCGTATTGTGCCGTCGCGCCATGCAGGGCGGCGGTACGCTTGCCGCCGTCGAATATCGTGCCGACGAGTTGCGACCCAAGCGACCAGAACAGACTCGGCGCGGTTAGCCACGGCGCGAAGAACGTGCTCTCCAGCCCGGTGCTGGCCGACAGCACCAGGTCCGGGAAAAACGCCGCGTGCGCCACGCCGATCTGCGCGTTCGCCGACGCCACGCGCCGCTCGGCGGCGGCGATGTCGGGCCGCCGTTCGAGCAGTTGCGACGGCAATCCGACCGGAATCGGCGGCGCGGTCAGCGAGGAGCCGTTCGGCGGCAGCGTGAAGCTCGACGCGGGCTCGCCGATCAAGGTCGCGATCGCATGCTGCATTTGCGCGCGCGTCACGTCGATGTCCGTGTCCTGGGTGCGCGTCGCTTCGAGTTGCGTGGTGGCCTGGGCGACCGCTGATGCATCGATCGCACCGTTTTTCAGTTGCTGCTGCAGCAGTTGCAGCGCGGTGGCGTACGCGGTCACGCTATCGTCGAGCAACTTCTTCTGCGTGTCGAGCGAGCGTAGCGCGAAATAGTCGACGGCCAGATCGGCGCTCATCGACAGCCGCACGGCTTCGAGGTCCGCTTCGCTTGCCTGGGCGTCGGCCTGCGCGCCGACCACGCTGTCGTGCACCCGGCCGAACAGATCGGGCTCCCAGCTCGCCGACACGCCGGCCGAATAGTCGGGGATGGTCTTGCCCGCGAGCGCACGGTCCACGAGGTTCTGCGAGGTTCTTGAGCGATTTTGCGCGAGACCGGCAGTGACGGTCGGGAACAATCCGGAGCGCTGATAGTCGACCATCGAACGCGCTTGCTGGACCTGCGCGACCGCTTTACGCACGGTCTGATTCGAGACGTCGATACGCGCTTCGAGTTGATTGAGCACAGGGTCGTTGAAAATAGTCCACCATGGGCCGCGTGGCGCCGCGTCGGCGGGCGCGGCCTGCGTCCAGCCGGCTGCGGCGCCTGCGTATTGCGCGGGAATCTCGGTTGTGGGCCGCCGGTAAGGCGGCAGCGTCGAGCACGCGCTCAGTAATGCACCGATCAGCGTGACGGCAAGCGCACGGCGAGATAGCAGGCACCAACGCAGGCGCAAGCGCAGCAGCATGCGCAAGCTCAATCGCGGCCGCAAGCGCAGGCCCAAGCGCGGACTCGATAAACGGCGAATCGACGTGCGTGGCAATTTCATCTGAAACATCGGCAGATCCTTTCGAAGACGGGCGCTCAGCTATGCGTTGCCGGGATGATCTGGACGGCTTGTCCGGCGCTCAGCGAATCGCCCGGGTTGTCGATTACCCGGTCGGTTGCCGCGAGACCCGTGGTGATTTCCACATGCGTGCCGAAATCGCGGCCGATGTGAACCGTCTTCAGCGCCGCCTTGCCGTTCCTGTCGACCACGGCGACCGTCACGCCGTCGGCGCGGAACAGCAGCGCACTGACCGGCAAATCGAGCGCGGGCGACGACGATTGCAACTGCAGATGCACCTGCGCGTAAGCGCCGGGCATCAACGCGCCATCCTTGTTATCGACGTCGACTTCGACCCGCAACGTGCGGCTCGCGGGGTCGATCGCGCCAGTGCTGCGCGCCACCTTCGCGGCGATATGCCGGCCCGGATACTGCTGGGCCGTCAGATACACGCCGGTGTCGGGCGTGACGTAGGGCGCGTCGTTTTGCGGCACATCGACAAAAACGCGCAGCACGCCGGTCTGCTGGATGTGAAACAGCTCGCCCGACATGCCGGCCGTGCCGGGCGTGCCGCCCGCCGTCACCAGTGCGCCGACGTCGACGTTGCGGGCGGTGATGACACCGTCGAACGGCGCGGTGATCTTCTCGTACGAAACCAGTTCGGCCAGATGCGCGACGTTGGCCTGTGCCGACGCCAGCATCGCGCGCCGTGCTTCCATATCGCTGACCTTGGTATCTGCGTCCTGCTGCGCGACCGATTGTGTTTTCAGCATCTCCTGCCAGCGCTGTGCGGTGGTCTTTGCGAAGTCGTAGTTGGCCTGCGCGGTCGCTTCGTCGGCGCGGGCCTGGCGTAGCTGCGCGTCGAGTTCGGGGGCTTCGATGGTGGCGAGCGTCTGCCCGCTTTTAACCTGGGCGCCGATATCGGTGTTCCAGTGAGCCAGATAGCCGCTCGTGCGTGCGTAGATCGACGCTTCCGCGAACGGCGTCACCGCGCCGGGCAGCAGCAGTTCGTGGACCGACGGCGCGGCGCGCGGCGTGATCACCGCAACGTTGACGACGCTTTGCGCTGCCGTCTGCTGCGTCAGCGCGGCGCTCGCGTGCAAACGCGGCACAATGCCGACGATCAGCAAGGCAGCGGCAAGTCCGCCCAACGCGAGCGGCCACAGACGGCGGCGCGGTTTTGGGCCTGCCTCTGCGGCGGGCGTGGACGCGGATGCAGCAGTGTCGGCGTGCGTGGTTGTTGCAGCATCGCTCATTGGCCGATCGGACTGAGCCGACCGATCGGACCGTACGGGCGGAAGGGATGAATCGTTCATGGGAAGGGTCTCGTCGGAATCAATGTGTGCGGGTGGGTACGCCGGATTCTTGCGTGTCTTGTCGAGCCGCGCGGCGTTTGTCGAGCCACGCATGCACCGTCCCGTAGATGACCGGCACGAACAGCAAGGTCGAGACCGTGCCGAGCGCGAGGCCGCCGATCACCGCCCGCCCGAGCGGGGCGTTCTGTTCGCCGCCGTCGCCGAGGCCGAGCGCCATCGGCAGCATGCCGATCAGCATCGCGAGTGCGGTCATCAGCACCGGACGGAAGCGGCTGAAGCCGGCTTCGAGCGCCGCCTGCAACGGCGGCTTGCCGCCGTGATGCAGTTCGCGCGCGGTGTTGATCACGAGAATGCTGTTGGCCGTCGCGATGCCGATACACAGAATGGTGCCGGTCAGCGCTGGTACGCTCAGGCGTGTGCCGGTGCTGAACAGCATCCACGCGATGCCCGCGAGCGAGCCCGGCAAGCCGCTGATGATGATGAACGGATCGAGCCACGACTGGAAGTTGACGACCATCAGCAGGTAGACGAGGGCGATCGCGAACACGAGGCCGCTCGCGAGGCCTGTGAATGAGTCGTGCATCGCCTGCACCTGGCCGCGTACGACGATCGATGCACCCGGTGGCAACTGCGGCCGGATCTGATCGACGAGCCGGGTCACGTCGGCCGCTACGCCGCCGAGGTCGCGCCCCTGAGCCGACGCGAAAATGTCCAGCACAGGCTGCACGTTGTAGTGCGACACGACCGCCTGCTGGGTGCCGCGCGACAGCGAACTCAGCGCGCCGAGCAGGTTCTGCGGGGCAGGGCCGTTGGGATTGGCCGCTGCCGTCGCGATGCCGCCGGCCGTGCCCGCGCCGCCGGTCTGCGCGACCGGAATGTTGGCCAGTGCCTGAAGCGAGTTGATATCGTACTGAGGCATCATCGACATCAGCGGATAGCTGACGCCGTTCTTCGGGTCGAGCCAGAAATTCGGCGACGTCTGCGAACTGCCGGACAACGCGATCAGCAGATTTTGCGACACATCGCGTTGCAGCAACCCGGCCTGAATCGCTCTCGTGCGGTCGACGTTCACGTTGATCGCCGGTGCGTCGCCCGGTTGCTGGATGCGCGCGTCCACAAGGCCGCGCACGCCGCGCAATTGCGTGAGCAAACGGTTCGCGACGACGCGGTTGGCATCGAGCTTGTTGCCGACGATCTGGATATCGATCGGCGCGGGGAGGCCGAAGTTGAGAATCTGGCTGACGATGTCGGCCGGCAGGAACGCAAAGGTGACACCGGGGAACGCCTGGGCGAGCGTCGTACGCAGCGTTGCCACGTATTGCGCGGTGGGTTTGTGGTTGGCCGCGAGCGTGATCATCACATCCGCATCTTCGGGGCCGATCGGGTCCGACGAGTCGTAGGTCAGATTGATGCCGCTCACCGGCACGCCGATGTTGTCCAGCATCGCCGCCAGCTCCTGCTTCGGGATCACGCTGCGCACGCGGGCTTCGACTTCATCGGTGATACGTGCCGTGTCTTCGATACGTGTGCCGGTCGGCGCGCGCAGATGCAGGCGGATTTCGCCGGTATCGACGGCCGGGAAAAAGTCGCTGCCGGCAAACGGCACCAGCGCGAGCGAGCCGATGCACAGAAGCAGGAAGATCACGATGAAACGGCGCGGCCTCGCGATCGCCGAGCCCAGCACGCCGCGATACCGTTCGCGCAACCGTTCGAAGCGATGCTCGAAACCCGCCTGGAAGCGGATCAGGCGGGCAAGCGGACCGTTGCCCGTGACCGGTGCCTTGCTGCGCGCGCGCATCAGGTACATCGCGAGCGTCGGGACCAGCGTGCGCGAGAAGAAGTACGACGCGCACATCGCGAACACCACGGCCTCCGCGAGCGGCACGAACAGATAGCGCGCGACGCCGGACAGCAGGAACATCGGCACGAACACGATGCAGATCGACAGCGTCGACACGAAAGTCGGCACCGCGATTTCGCCGGAGCCGATCAGAATCGCATCCTGCAGCGACTCGCCGTTCTCCAGATGGTGCGTGATGTTTTCGATCGCGACGGTGGCGTCGTCGACGAGAATGCCCACGGCGAGCGCAAGCCCGCCGAGCGTCATGATGTTGATGGTCTGGCCCAGCGCCGCGAGTGCGATCAGCGAGGTCAGCACCGCGAGCGGAATCGATACCGCGATGATCAGCGTAGCGCGCCAGCTGCCGAGAAACAGCAGGATCATCAAGGCGGTCAGGCAAGCGGCGATCAGCGCTTCGCGCGCCACGCCCACGACCGCGGACTTCACGAACACGGATTGATCGGACAACGCAGTGATGTGCAGCGCGCTGGGCAAGCCGGCGGCGATATGCGGCAGCATCGCCTTGACCTGCTGGATGATGGTCAGCGTCGACGTGCTGCCGGATTTCTCGACGGTCAGGAGCGCCGCGCGCTTGCCGTCGCTGCGCACGATATTGGTTTGCGGCGCGTAGCCGTCGCGTACATGGGCGACATCGCGCACATACACCACGCCGCCGGCCACGGTCTTGATCGGCAGATCGTTCAGCGCGGCGACGGTGTCCGTGCTGCCGTTCATCTGCACGTTGTATTCCTTCGTGCCGATTTTCGCGGTGCCGCCCGGCAGAATCAGGTTCTGTGCGTTGACGGCATTGACCACGTCGAGCGGGGAGAGGCCCTTTGCCTGCAACGCACGCGGATCGATGTCGACCATGATCTGCCGCACCTTGCCGCCGAACGGCAACGGCACTGACGCGCCCTGGACCGTCGCCAGTTGCGTGCGGATCTGGCTGTTGCCGAGGTCGTAGAGCTGCTGCTCGGACAGCGTGTCGCTCGAGAGTCCCAGTTGCAGGATCGGCACTGTCGACGCGTTGTACGTAATGATGTTCGGCGGCAGCGTGCCGGGCGGCAACACGCGCAGAATCGACGCCGAATTGGAGGCCGCCTCGGCAATCGCGCGGTTGATGTCCGCGCCCGGGTGGAAAAAGATCTTCACGACCGACACGCCGTTCAGCGATTGCGATTCGATGTGCTCGATATCGTCGACATCGGAGGTGAGCGCGCGCTCGTAATTCGACGTGATGCGATTGGCCATGTCCTGCGCGGAGAAGCCGTTATACGACCAGACGATGCTGACCACCGGAATGTCGATGTTCGGAAAGATATCGGTCGGCGTACGCAGTATCGCGAGCGGGCCGACGATAAAGATCAGCACCGCGAGAACCACGAACGTATACGGGCGGCGCAGCGCGAGCTTGACAATCCACATGACGGATTCCTGAAAAGATGCAGAGAGAAGTGGCCGTCTTCGACGTAATGAGCGGCGCGTGATACGAGCTTCGTTAGGGTAGGAGTGTGGGTGATGGGGCCTTACCGGCTACGGTCTGCTAGATTACAAGTCTGTTATCTGCGCGAGGATTGAAGCGCAGCGCGCGGGTGGATGTGTAGATAACAAAACGGTAATGTGCGGGTCAGTGCGCAGACAGCTGAAATGACAAGAATGGGAGGCGTGGTTCAAGCCACTTACTTCTAGTCAAATCGGAGAGACGTCATGAAATTGCTTACTGCCTTTGTTGTTGCTGCTCTTAGCTTGTCGTTCGGCGCGAATGCTTTCGCACAAAGTGCTTCGTCAGGACTGACCCGCGCTGAGGTTCGTGCGCAACTGGCGCAAGCGCAGGCGGAAGGCTATGTGCCGACGTCGGAAAATAACTATCCGCCGACGGATGCGGCTATTGCGCGAAATCGCGAGATTTATGCTATTCAGCATGGTGTTGATGGTCATGGAGGTGTGAAAACTGCGGGGGCGCCCGCGGTGCGTCCGGAGTCGGCTTCGAATTGATGTTGGTTTTGTTGCCTATGCGGCGTTTGGGTTGTTCGCCTGCGGCGGTGGCCCTTTCTTGGTTTTTTTTTGCCTGCGCGGCGCTTGTTGTCTGTGTGCCTGCGGGGTTGGCCTTTCCTTGATTTGTTATTGGTTTATTAGCGTCGCCCCTGTGCGGGGCAGGCACTTTCTTTGCCGCCGCAAAGAAAGTAAGCAAAGAAAGCGGCTTCACACCGCTAATTCTTAAGCGGGTCCCCTGGCTTGGAGGAGGTAGTGGAGCATCTGGAATCGGTGCTCTCGCACACTCCGCGTGAGTGACAAGGCAGTCATACTTCCGGCGGCGCTTCGCGCGCCGACGCGGTACTTCTCAACACCAACTGGCGGTATGCGCTTCCGGCATCATTCTTCCCGCCTCGCACTGCGTGCTCGCCGGAACGGTCTGCCAGGGAAACCAGGGGCTTCGTTCTTTCTCCGTGGGAGTCATCGGCTTCGCCTCGGCGAGGCGCCGGCCGATTGCCACATATGCGTGCGCGTGCGGCCACCGTGCCGGGAGAAACTCAAGCTCCAAAACCTCCGGGCGGTGTTGTGAAGTACCGCGTCGGCGCGCGCAGCGCCGCCGGAAGTATGATTGCCTTGTCACTAGCGCGGAGTGCGCGGGAGCACAGATTCCAGATGCTCCACTACCTCCTCCAAGCCGAGGGACCCGCTTAAGAATTAGCGGTTTGAGCCGCTTTCTTTTGCCTACTTTTCTTTGCGGCCGGCAAAGAAAAGTAGGTGCCCCCCCGCACAGGGGGAACGCTAATAAACCAATATCAAATCAAGGAAAGGCCAACGCCGTAGGCACACAGACAACAAGCGCCGCGCAGGCACAAAAATCAGGAAAAGACCAACACCATAGACAACCAGCCAACCCCGCCCGGAGGGCAACCAGAACATGAACAACCCAAACGATTTCACCGTGCGAACCATGTCGACCGCCGAGGTCGAATTATCGGTTGAGTGGGCTGCCTCGGAGGGCTGGAACCCCGGCCTCCACGATGCACCGTGCTTTCGGTCAGCAGACCCGGACGGTTTCTTCATCGGCGAATGGCAAGGCGAACCGATCGCCTGCATTTCAGCGGTTGCCTACGACGAGCACTTCGGCTTCATCGGTCTGTATATCGTGAAACCCGCCTTCCGTGGCAAAGGTTTCGGCATCCGCATCTGGCAGCACGGGATGGACTACCTGCAAAACCGCAACGTAGGCCTCGACGGCGTCCTCGCCCAGCAGGCGAACTACAGAAAGTCCGGCTTTGCACTCGCGCATCGCAACATCCGCTTTCAGGGCGTCGCGCAAGGCGCAGAGTACTCGAACCTTTCGAATGCGTCGGATCTGCCGTTCGAGCAGCTCGTCGACTACGACCGTCAGTGCTTTCCTGCCGCGCGTGCACGCTTCCTCGCCGCATGGATCGGGCAACCGGATGCCGTCGCGCTGGCGGCAGTCCGCGCTGGCCGTGTCGCGGGATACGGCGTGCTGCGCCGTTGCAGGACAGGTTGCAAGATCGGCCCGCTCTTCGCGGATAGCGAGGGGATTGCGAGCGATCTGTTCGACGGCCTGGCCGCGCGTATGCCGGGCGAGGTCATCGTTCTCGATGTGCCTGAGACTAACCCGGCCGCCGTCGCGCTGGCCGAACGGCACGGCATGACAAGTGTCTTTGAAACCGCGCGGATGTACACGCGGGAGCCACCCACGCTTGCGCTCGAACGTGTGTTCGGCGTGACCTCGTTCGAACTCGGGTGAGATCGGGCGAGTTCAAGCCGGCTTAGCCGCATGCGCGCCTTTGCTTGCGTTACCAGGCAAAGGCGCGGGCAAAACCGCTTGCGGGTTAGCCAGGCGTTTCCGTCGCCGGCACTATTTCCATTTCGATCCGAGATTCTCCAACCCGGCTTTTCTGAGGTCCTCCGCCACCATCGCGATGCGAAACTCGCAGTCGGCGTTGAATTTCAGAAACCAGGGTTCCGCGAGTGCGGGAATTCCCGACGGATCGTCGAGGTTGACGACGAGTACTGCTCCGCGTGCCCCATTTTGCTCGGTAAAGTACGCGGCCTCCGGTTTCGTCTCTTCGAGAATCCTCGCCATCACTTCCCCGACCGTGCCTTCGCGCACAAAAGTGTTGAACGGTTCGTGGGGTATTCGTATGTTGAGAAGCATACGCATGGTCATCCTCCTTCCTGGTTGACGCCCAATGGGGCATCTTAAGAGTAGGTGGTTTCCGGCGCGGGGCATCAGCATTCGTCAACAGGATGTCTACTACTGGGCGACACTGACCGAAGGCAAGACATCCGGCGTGTTTTCGCAACTCGCCCGGCACCTGGCCGATCCGGGCGAGAAGTATGCGTTTTTGCGTACAGGCTTTGGCTGGAACCATATGCCGGTTGCAATGGTGCAGAGCGATATCGAGTCGGGCGATCCCGCGCCGCTGCGAATCGAGAACTTTCAGCCACAGACGCTGCCGATCGCCTTGTTGGCGATCTACCGTACGGTTCAAAGAGTCAGATCGGGATTGCATTGCGCGAGCTCGGCGACCCACTCGCTGAAGATGCGGACCCGCGTGCTGAGCCGGCTATGTGGATAGACCACGGACAAGGGGATTGACGGGCAGGGGTAACCGCCCAGAACTTCCAGCAAAGCTTCCGAATCGATCGCCTTCGCCACCATGAATCTCGGCACCTGTATAAGTCCGAGTCCCTCGGTGGCGGCGGTGACGTACACCTGTCCGTCATTGACAGCGAGTATGCCCTCGACATTTTTCTCGACGCGGGACCCCTCAATGTCGAACGCGAATGGGTAGATGCGTCCCGTACGTGCGGAAAAGTAATTCACGGCTCTATGATGAGCCAGGTCGTCAGGCGTGTTCGGCGTGCCCATCCGTTCCAGGTAAGAGGGGGCCGCGCACGTTGTCATTCTCACCTTCCCGATAGCGCGTGCAATCAGGCTCGAGTCGTCGAGCACGCCGATCCGCAGTACGCAGTCGACGCCGTCCTGAATCAGGTCGATATTTCGGTCGGCTAGTCCAAGCCTGACCTTGATCTCAGGATATTGAGCATGGAACCCGCCGAGGGCGGGTATCAGAACATTGCCAGCGAAGATCGCCGAGGTATCGACCCGGATCGTTCCTCGCGCGCTCCGCCGTTTGTTGGAGAGCGCGGATTCGGCATCCGAGACTTCGGACAATATGCGCACGCAGTACTCGTAGTAGAGCGCGCCGTCTTCCGTGACTTGCACGCGTCGGGTCGTTCGATTGAGAAGGCGCACGCCAAGATGCGTTTCCATCGCTTGCACGATCATCGAGACCGAGGCGCGCGGCATTTCCAGCAGATCAGCGGCCTTCGAAAAACTGGACGTATCGACGATGCGTGTGAATACGGTCATGCCTTGCAGTATGTCCATGCCGTCTGTCTTCCAGGAAGTTGTCCAGGGAGTTGTTCAGATATTCAAGGCGCACCGTCAGGATCATCATGCCTTGACCGGCGGACGCTTCCTTGCGATCGCGCCACTATCGAAGAACCCGGTGTCGCCTTCGAGCGCCACCGATATTCTGGCCTTCAGCAGATCGAGCCACGCGCGCGTTTTCGCCTCCAGAAAGCGCCGCGACGGAATCAGCATGAACACGCCTATTTCACGCGAGCGCCAGCGCGGCAGCACATGCACGAGCGTACCCTCGCGCAACGCGTCGACTACCGCATAGCACGGCAGCATCGCAATGCCGAGCGCACTCAACACACTGTGCAGCACGACTTCCGGGTTGTCTCCGACAACCGGACCGGTCGGGTCGAGCGTGCAGACATTCTTGCCGTCGACCAGCTCCCAATGAGGCGTGATCGACGGGTTGACGAGGCGCAAGCACGCATGTTCGGCCAACTCGCGTGGATGCTTTGGCGCGCCGTGCAGCGCCAGGTACCCGGGCGCGGCGCACATCACCGCGAACGTCGTGCCGAGCTGCTGCGCCACGAGCCCGGAGTCCGGCAGCCGCTGCGCAAGGTACACGCTGACGTCGACGCCCTCGGCAAGCAGGTCCGGCACGTATTGAGACGTGCTGTACTCCACGGTCACTTGTGGGTAGCGCGCGCAGTATTCGGAGACGAGCGGCACGACATAGCGGTTTCCGAAGCTGGCCATGCACAACACGCGCAACCGGCCCGAAGGTTGCGCGGCGGCGCCGGCAGCGTTGCTTTCGGCTTGCGCGACGAGTTCGAGGATGCTCCTGCATTCGTTCACGTAACGCTCGCCCACACTCGTCAGCGCAAGGCGCCGCGTTGTCCGTTGCAGCAGTTTCGTCTGTAATCGATTCTCCAGTTCCGACACGAGCCGCGATATCTGGGCCGTGGTCAGTTCCATCTGCGATGCCGCCGCCGTAAAGCTGCCTGAGTCGACCACGCGCACAAACGCGTTCATGGCGTGCAGCAGACCGTAGTCGAGATTCTTGCGCATGACGTAACAAAGATTCTATTTGGACAGTATTTTTGCATGTTACCCCCGTCAGTACGATCCAGCATGGATTGCCGTCTGGTGCCCTTTACACCTCTTATATCGAAGGTTTGGGCGCTGCGGCAGAGCGGATTGTGATTTGACTGAGCAGAGGTAATGGCTATGAACGGCGCTGAAAGTCTGTTGCGCTCGCTGATTGCGAGCGGCGTAGAGGTTTGTTTCGGGAATCCGGGAACATCGGAAATGCACTTCGTCGCGGCACTCGATTCGGTAGAGGGCATGCGGCCGGTTCTGGGACTGTTCGAAGGTGTCGTCACCGGCGCCGCAGACGGCTACGCGAGAATGGCCGGCAAACCGGCCAGTACGCTGCTGCATCTCGGGCCCGGGCTCGCCAATGGCCTCGCCAACCTGCACAATGCCCGCCGGGCGTCGAGCCCGATCGTCAACATCGTGGGCGATCATGCGGCCTCGCACGCCCGCTACGATGCACCGCTTTCGTCGGACATCGAGGGATTCGCCCGGCCTGTCTCTGACTGGATCCGCGCATCGACCAGCGCACGCACGGTCGGCGCAGACGCGGCGCGCGCAGTGCAAGCGTCAATGGAAGCGCCGGGCAGGATCGCAACGCTGATCCTGCCTGCCGACACTGCGTGGGAACAAGCGGACGGCTTCGCCGCGCCGCTGCCAAAACCTGTGCCGGCGCCCGTCACGGGCGAGACCGTCGAACACATCGCCCGTCTGATGCGCAGTGGCGTCAAAACTGCCGTGCTGATGCGCGGCGAGGTCCTCCAGGAGAAAGGGTTGCGCGCCGCCGGCAAGATTGCCGCGAGAACCGGCGCACGCCTGATGTGCGACACGTTCGCGCCGCGGCTGCAAAGGGGAGCAGGGCGCGTCGCTGTCGAAAGGCTTCCCTACTTTGCCGAGCACGTCATCGAGCACCTGGCGGGCGTCGAACTGATCGTGCTGGTCGGCACGCAACCGCCGGTGAGCTTTTTCGCCTATCCGGACAAACCGAGCTGGCTGACGCCCGACGGATGCCGCCTCGCCGTGCTCGCACATCCTCACGAGGACGGCACGACCGCCCTGGAAGCGCTGGTTGACGCGCTCGGAGCGGGACAGTCTCTCGTGCCGGTCAACCCGCGCAAGCCCGGCGAATTTTCGCGCAGCGGCCCGCTGGATGCGGAGTTCGTCATGCAGGTCGTCGCGAAACATTTGCCGGAGCAGGCGATCCTCGCGGACGAATCAGTGTCCTCGGGCTTCCCGCACTATGGGTTGACGGAGTCCGCCGCGCCGCATGACTTCCTGAACCTGACCGGTGGCGCGATCGGCAGCATGATGGCCGTGTCCACCGGCGCGGGCATTGCCTGTCCCGACCGCAAGGTCGTCACGCTTCAGGGCGACGGCAGCGCGATGTACATTCTGCAGTCGCTCTGGACACAGGCGCGGGAGAACGTCGACGTGGTGACCGTGGTTTATGCGAATCGTGGATACAGGATTTTGAGCAACGAATTGAAGCGCGTGGGGGCCTCTTCCGAAGGCGCACTCGCGGCGTCGATGTTCGATCTGCAGAACCCCTCGCTCGACTGGGTCGCGTTAGCCAAAGGCATGGGCGTCGAGGCAGTCCGCGTCGAATCGCGAGGAACCTTCGAGGAAGCGTTTGCTTCAGCGATGAAACAACGCGGTCCGAGACTCATCGAGGTAATCATTTGACGAAAACGCGATCGTCTTGAAGGACGGCGGTCAGGGATACGCACTCTCGTCGCGCCGCTCCTCCGGCTCGCTCGGATACCGATGCTGCCCGTAGCGGATCAGCAGTACGCCCAACGCCAGCAGCACGATGGCGGCGGCCGAGGCGAGAAGGTGCAGTTCGGTATTGGCGCCGGCGCGCAGGATCACGTCCCGCGCTATCGAGACCATCGCGATGTAGAGCGGAAAGCGCACCGGCAATTGTCCCGCCTTCAAGTATTGCCCGACCATGGCGAACACTTCGAGATAGAGAAACATCAGCAGCAGATCGGTCAGCGTGACACCTTCCGAGGCGGCCATCTTCCAGATCAGATGACCCATCGCCAGCGCGGTTGCGATGCCGATGACCAGCAAACCGATCAGTTCCGCCATCCCCATCAATTGGTCAAGCCGGTTCTTGATGCTCTTTTGCAGAACGCTTTCGTACTTCATCCACGGGTTCCTTGTAGGGTTGGCATGACCTCGCGCGGCACCGCGCCTGGAGTGGCGTAGCGGCGCGAGATAGGGCACCGACACCATGCCATAGCCAGCAGGATAGCAGTGTGACCGTGCACATTGCCCCGTGAAAAAATACGGATTGCCCGCAACCACCGTCGATGGCTTTGCCACGCCGCTGCGCGATCTCTGAATCAGGCAGCTACGCGGAACGCAGACGGATCCGGGGTGAGTTCAGTGAAGCGCAGCCGCGGCATCGTGCCGCGGCGAGCTGCATGCAAGCAGGTTATGGAAACGCGGGAATGGTCGGATCCGCCCCCTGAATGTCGGCCTCCGCGTGGTGAAGCTTGACCATCTGTTCGATTTCCTCAACGCGATCTTTCGGGACGTCGACTAGCATCAGGATTTCACCGAGCGCGATCGCTTCTTCGAACCGCTTCAATCGCGTGTTCGGCACGTCGACGCCGATCATCGGCGCCACCCACGCGCCGAACCCTGCGCCGGCGAGCGTAATCATAACCAGCGCGCCGCCCGCAATCGTCAGACCGGCAGGTGGATAGGCCATTGCGACCAGGCCTGCCAGCGCCCCGACAGCGCCGCCCGCTGCGGTCCCTCGCGCGAGTGCCGGAAGCAGGTCGCTGCGCTGCGTCAGCGTGGCTTCCGGTAAATGTTCGAGCGGCACGTCCTGTCTGGCAA from Paraburkholderia sp. IMGN_8 encodes the following:
- a CDS encoding DUF1269 domain-containing protein; this encodes MRRLYFLLPHAQSAKAIINELLLARIEWRHIHVIARQDVPLEHLPEATLTQRSDLLPALARGTAAGGAVGALAGLVAMAYPPAGLTIAGGALVMITLAGAGFGAWVAPMIGVDVPNTRLKRFEEAIALGEILMLVDVPKDRVEEIEQMVKLHHAEADIQGADPTIPAFP
- a CDS encoding GNAT family N-acetyltransferase, coding for MNNPNDFTVRTMSTAEVELSVEWAASEGWNPGLHDAPCFRSADPDGFFIGEWQGEPIACISAVAYDEHFGFIGLYIVKPAFRGKGFGIRIWQHGMDYLQNRNVGLDGVLAQQANYRKSGFALAHRNIRFQGVAQGAEYSNLSNASDLPFEQLVDYDRQCFPAARARFLAAWIGQPDAVALAAVRAGRVAGYGVLRRCRTGCKIGPLFADSEGIASDLFDGLAARMPGEVIVLDVPETNPAAVALAERHGMTSVFETARMYTREPPTLALERVFGVTSFELG
- a CDS encoding phosphate-starvation-inducible PsiE family protein, with protein sequence MKYESVLQKSIKNRLDQLMGMAELIGLLVIGIATALAMGHLIWKMAASEGVTLTDLLLMFLYLEVFAMVGQYLKAGQLPVRFPLYIAMVSIARDVILRAGANTELHLLASAAAIVLLALGVLLIRYGQHRYPSEPEERRDESAYP
- a CDS encoding acetolactate synthase large subunit — its product is MNGAESLLRSLIASGVEVCFGNPGTSEMHFVAALDSVEGMRPVLGLFEGVVTGAADGYARMAGKPASTLLHLGPGLANGLANLHNARRASSPIVNIVGDHAASHARYDAPLSSDIEGFARPVSDWIRASTSARTVGADAARAVQASMEAPGRIATLILPADTAWEQADGFAAPLPKPVPAPVTGETVEHIARLMRSGVKTAVLMRGEVLQEKGLRAAGKIAARTGARLMCDTFAPRLQRGAGRVAVERLPYFAEHVIEHLAGVELIVLVGTQPPVSFFAYPDKPSWLTPDGCRLAVLAHPHEDGTTALEALVDALGAGQSLVPVNPRKPGEFSRSGPLDAEFVMQVVAKHLPEQAILADESVSSGFPHYGLTESAAPHDFLNLTGGAIGSMMAVSTGAGIACPDRKVVTLQGDGSAMYILQSLWTQARENVDVVTVVYANRGYRILSNELKRVGASSEGALAASMFDLQNPSLDWVALAKGMGVEAVRVESRGTFEEAFASAMKQRGPRLIEVII
- a CDS encoding panthothenate synthetase; translated protein: MRMLLNIRIPHEPFNTFVREGTVGEVMARILEETKPEAAYFTEQNGARGAVLVVNLDDPSGIPALAEPWFLKFNADCEFRIAMVAEDLRKAGLENLGSKWK
- a CDS encoding LysR family transcriptional regulator gives rise to the protein MRKNLDYGLLHAMNAFVRVVDSGSFTAAASQMELTTAQISRLVSELENRLQTKLLQRTTRRLALTSVGERYVNECRSILELVAQAESNAAGAAAQPSGRLRVLCMASFGNRYVVPLVSEYCARYPQVTVEYSTSQYVPDLLAEGVDVSVYLAQRLPDSGLVAQQLGTTFAVMCAAPGYLALHGAPKHPRELAEHACLRLVNPSITPHWELVDGKNVCTLDPTGPVVGDNPEVVLHSVLSALGIAMLPCYAVVDALREGTLVHVLPRWRSREIGVFMLIPSRRFLEAKTRAWLDLLKARISVALEGDTGFFDSGAIARKRPPVKA
- a CDS encoding LysR family transcriptional regulator, producing the protein MDILQGMTVFTRIVDTSSFSKAADLLEMPRASVSMIVQAMETHLGVRLLNRTTRRVQVTEDGALYYEYCVRILSEVSDAESALSNKRRSARGTIRVDTSAIFAGNVLIPALGGFHAQYPEIKVRLGLADRNIDLIQDGVDCVLRIGVLDDSSLIARAIGKVRMTTCAAPSYLERMGTPNTPDDLAHHRAVNYFSARTGRIYPFAFDIEGSRVEKNVEGILAVNDGQVYVTAATEGLGLIQVPRFMVAKAIDSEALLEVLGGYPCPSIPLSVVYPHSRLSTRVRIFSEWVAELAQCNPDLTL